From the Lolium rigidum isolate FL_2022 chromosome 2, APGP_CSIRO_Lrig_0.1, whole genome shotgun sequence genome, one window contains:
- the LOC124688026 gene encoding FT-interacting protein 3-like, whose translation MAGILPRFFGPFGGGGLPPYDEFGIKETRPRLPGRRTAGYDLVERMEYLYVRVVKARELRWGAEFDPLAEVKLGSYSCTTRHIEKTVGPEWNDVFAFSRERIQASFLEVHVRGRGFAADEYVGRARFDLGDVPVRVPPDSALAPQWHHVFDKGGERAGEVMVALWVGTQADECFPLAVHADAAFAVDADLAAHIRCKQYAVPRLWYVRVNVIECRDVELADKARVGELFVRSRVSTQELRTKTCVSRLPSSFHRWNEDHLFVAAEPFEDHLILSVEDRVKVDKEEVIGHVHIPFTDFERRWDARPIRPRWYNLVQPEGATKIEKFSSKVCVRLCLEGGYRVLSEPIHYLSDVRPAARELWHGRPPIGLVELGIHHAFGLSALRERNGRGSCDAYCVAKYGSKWFRTHTVIDSLAPRFHQQCFWEVHDHCTVLTVAVFHNCQIGDRGGLVTGDPVKDVLLGKVRIRLSTLETGRIHTHAYPLISLHGGGIKKMGELHLAVRFSSTSTLGLLQTYARPHLPPMHYHCPLSVVQQERLRREAVAVIAHRLGRADLPLRRECVEHLCEAHGHRWSMRRSKAHFFRILSALAPLFAAFSWFVDVCRWRNPVTTVAVHIIYAMLVCCPNLILPTFFLYKFCLGLWNYRRRPRHPWHVDTKVSHAHTAHPDELDEEFDEFPTARPHEVVRMRYDRLRSLGARIQEMVGDVAGHVERARCVMTWRDPRATTMYMLLCLCAAVVTFAAPFQAVALLTGFYLMRHPSLRQRLPDVPSNFFRRLPCKVDCLL comes from the coding sequence ATGGCCGGCATTCTGCCGAGGTTTTTTGGccccttcggcggcggcgggctgccGCCGTACGATGAGTTCGGGATCAAGGAGACGAGGCCCCGCCTCCCCGGCCGGCGGACGGCAGGGTACGACCTGGTGGAGAGGATGGAGTACCTGTACGTGCGCGTCGTGAAGGCGCGGGAGCTCCGGTGGGGCGCCGAGTTCGACCCGCTCGCCGAGGTGAAGCTCGGGAGCTACTCCTGCACGACTCGCCACATCGAGAAGACGGTGGGGCCCGAGTGGAACGACGTGTTCGCCTTCTCCAGGGAGCGCATCCAGGCGTCGTTCCTGGAGGTGCACGTCCGCGGCCGGGGCTTCGCCGCCGACGAGTACGTCGGGCGCGCGCGCTTCGACCTGGGCGACGTGCCGGTGCGCGTGCCCCCCGACAGCGCGCTCGCGCCGCAGTGGCACCACGTCTTCGACAAGGGCGGGGAGCGCGCCGGGGAGGTGATGGTGGCGCTGTGGGTGGGCACGCAGGCCGACGAGTGCTTCCCGCTGGCCGTGCACGCGGACGCCGCCTTCGCCGTGGACGCCGACCTCGCCGCGCACATCCGGTGCAAGCAGTACGCGGTGCCCCGGCTGTGGTACGTGCGCGTGAACGTCATCGAGTGCCGCGACGTCGAGCTCGCGGACAAGGCCCGCGTCGGCGAGCTGTTCGTGCGGTCGCGCGTCTCGACGCAGGAGCTCCGGACCAAGACGTGCGTCTCCCGGCTGCCGTCCTCGTTCCACCGGTGGAACGAGGACCACCTGTTCGTCGCCGCCGAGCCGTTCGAGGACCACCTCATCCTCTCCGTCGAGGACCGCGTCAAGGTCGACAAGGAGGAGGTCATCGGGCACGTCCACATTCCGTTCACGGACTTCGAGCGCCGGTGGGATGCACGCCCAATTCGCCCAAGATGGTATAATTTGGTGCAACCAGAGGGAGCCACGAAAATCGAGAAGTTCTCCTCCAAGGTCTGCGTCCGGCTCTGCCTCGAAGGCGGATACAGGGTGCTGTCGGAGCCTATCCACTACCTGAGCGACGTGCGCCCGGCGGCGAGGGAGCTGTGGCACGGGCGGCCGCCCATCGGCCTCGTCGAGCTCGGCATCCACCACGCCTTCGGCCTCAGCGCCCTGCGTGAGCGCAACGGGCGAGGCTCCTGCGACGCCTACTGCGTGGCCAAGTACGGCAGCAAGTGGTTCCGCACGCACACGGTGATCGACAGCCTCGCGCCGCGGTTCCACCAGCAGTGCTTCTGGGAGGTGCACGACCACTGCACCGTGCTCACCGTCGCCGTCTTCCACAACTGCCAGATCGGCGACAGAGGCGGGCTCGTGACCGGTGACCCCGTCAAGGACGTCCTCCTCGGCAAGGTGCGCATCCGGCTCTCGACGCTGGAGACCGGGCGCATCCACACGCACGCGTACCCGCTCATATCCCTCCACGGCGGCGGCATCAAGAAGATGGGGGAGCTCCACCTGGCGGTGCGCTTCTCGAGCACGTCGACGCTGGGCCTGCTCCAGACGTACGCGCGGCCGCACCTGCCGCCGATGCACTACCACTGCCCGCTGTCCGTGGTGCAGCAGGAGAGGCTGCGGCGGGAGGCGGTGGCGGTCATCGCGCACCGGCTGGGCCGGGCGGACCTGCCGCTGCGCCGGGAGTGCGTGGAGCACCTCTGCGAGGCGCACGGGCACCGGTGGAGCATGCGGCGCAGCAAGGCCCACTTCTTCCGCATCCTATCGGCGCTCGCGCCGCTGTTCGCGGCGTTTAGCTGGTTCGTCGACGTCTGCCGCTGGAGGAACCCGGTGACGACGGTGGCGGTGCACATCATCTACGCCATGCTGGTGTGCTGCCCAAACCTCATCCTGCCCACCTTCTTCCTCTACAAGTTCTGCCTGGGGCTGTGGAACTACCGGCGCCGGCCGAGGCACCCGTGGCACGTGGACACCAAGGTGTCGCACGCCCACACGGCGCACCCTGACGAgctcgacgaggagttcgacgagtTCCCGACGGCGCGGCCGCACGAGGTCGTGCGCATGCGGTACGACAGGCTGAGGAGCCTCGGGGCGCGGATACAGGAGATGGTCGGCGACGTCGCGGGGCACGTCGAGCGCGCGCGGTGCGTCATGACCTGGCGGGACccccgcgccaccaccatgtaCATGCTGCTCTGCTTGTGCGCCGCCGTCGTCACGTTCGCCGCGCCGTTCCAGGCGGTGGCGCTCTTGACGGGGTTCTACCTGATGCGGCACCCGAGCCTCCGGCAGCGGCTGCCCGACGTGCCATCCAACTTCTTCCGGCGCCTTCCCTGCAAGGTGGATTGCCTGCTTTAA
- the LOC124688024 gene encoding pentatricopeptide repeat-containing protein At5g39350-like — protein sequence MPQPHPVSLDNSLLRSYTDLGHYRDAVALYSQMRSFDHLTFPFAAKACAGLRLSRHGRAVHSRALAAGFGGDAYVQNALISMYMSCGGVAEAEAVFGAMQNRSVVSWNAVIAGCVKNGCAERALEVFGEMVGDGSEVDRATVVSVLPACARVKNLSIGRAVHRLIEERGLGDYAAVKNALIDMYGKCGRLEDARRVFDDHKYDKNVVSWTVMIGAYALNDCANEAFTLGCDMLMTGGAPWPNGVTMAYLLSACSSLSSWKHAKCTHAMCIRLGLESDIVVETALIDAYAKCCKMKMMELVLENGSGRTETWNAAISGYTRGNQEKRAIELFKRMIAEYVHPDSATFASILPAYAESADLRQATNIHCCLLTLGFLRSTVIATGLIDVYAKAGGLDMAWALFCGLPEKDVVAWTTVIAGYGMHGHAQTAILLYDRMVELGVKPNTVTFASLLYACSHAGMVDEGLQLFEDMHNIHGIMPNVEHYSSLVDMVGRAGRIKEAYGLIKDMPFEPSTSVWGVLLGACVLHKNVQFGEIAAKHLFELEPGNTGNHVLLGNIYAAADRWKDVQDVRRVMVEKGLSKEPGSSLVETRSEQR from the coding sequence ATGCCTCAACCACACCCGGTCTCATTGGACAACTCCCTCCTCCGCTCCTACACCGACCTCGGCCACTACAGAGATGCGGTCGCTCTTTACTCTCAGATGCGCTCATTCGACCACCTCACCTTCCCCTTCGCAGCCAAGGCCTGCGCGGGCCTACGCCTCAGCCGCCATGGACGCGCTGTGCACAGTCGGGCGCTCGCCGCTGGCTTCGGCGGCGACGCGTACGTGCAGAACGCATTGATTTCCATGTACATGAGCTGCGGTGGTGTTGCTGAAGCGGAGGCGGTGTTTGGCGCGATGCAGAACCGTTCAGTCGTGTCCTGGAATGCCGTGATTGCTGGGTGCGTCAAGAATGGCTGTGCGGAGAGGGCATTGGAGGTCTTTGGCGAGATGGTTGGTGATGGTTCTGAGGTTGACCGTGCCACGGTTGTCTCCGTGCTGCCAGCTTGTGCGCGAGTCAAGAATTTGAGCATTGGGAGAGCTGTGCACCGGTTGATCGAGGAGCGAGGCCTGGGGGACTATGCTGCGGTGAAGAACGCATTGATTGATATGTACGGGAAGTGCGGGAGATTAGAGGATGCACGAAGGGTGTTTGACGACCATAAGTATGATAAGAATGTTGTTTCTTGGACGGTGATGATTGGTGCGTATGCGCTGAATGACTGTGCGAATGAGGCTTTTACTCTTGGTTGCGACATGCTGATGACCGGTGGTGCGCCATGGCCCAATGGAGTGACCATGGCGTATCTACTGTCCGCTTGTTCTAGCTTGTCATCATGGAAGCATGCAAAGTGCACGCACGCGATGTGCATTAGACTTGGGCTTGAATCAGACATCGTTGTTGAGACTGCACTTATTGACGCTTACGCGAAGTGCTGtaagatgaagatgatggagtTGGTACTTGAAAATGGCTCAGGACGGACAGAAACATGGAATGCGGCTATCTCTGGTTATACTCGTGGTAATCAGGAGAAGAGAGCTATTGAATTGTTCAAGCGGATGATTGCAGAGTATGTGCACCCAGACTCTGCAACATTTGCAAGCATCCTCCCAGCTTATGCAGAATCTGCAGACCTGAGACAAGCAACGAACATCCACTGTTGCTTGCTGACTCTCGGTTTTCTTCGGAGCACAGTGATTGCAACTGGTTTAATCGATGTGTATGCCAAGGCAGGTGGCTTGGACATGGCATGGGCGCTCTTCTGCGGGCTACCTGAAAAGGATGTTGTTGCCTGGACCACGGTCATCGCTGGGTACGGTATGCATGGGCATGCCCAAACTGCCATCCTGCTATACGACAGGATGGTGGAGTTGGGGGTGAAGCCGAACACTGTGACCTTCGCCTCCTTGCTGTATGCTTGCAGCCATGCAGGCATGGTAGACGAAGGCCTTCAGTTGTTTGAAGATATGCATAACATTCATGGCATCATGCCAAATGTTGAGCACTACTCGTCACTGGTCGACATGGTTGGGCGTGCTGGGAGGATCAAGGAGGCCTACGGCCTCATTAAAGACATGCCATTTGAGCCCAGCACCTCTGTGTGGGGTGTTCTTCTGGGTGCTTGTGTTCTACACAAGAATGTTCAGTTCGGGGAGATTGCCGCGAAGCATTTATTTGAGCTTGAACCGGGGAACACCGGGAATCACGTGCTGCTTGGGAACATATATGCTGCAGCTGACAGGTGGAAGGACGTTCAGGATGTCCGGAGAGTGATGGTGGAAAAGGGTCTCAGCAAAGAACCAGGATCTAGTTTGGTTGAGACAAGGTCTGAACAACGCTGA
- the LOC124688023 gene encoding actin-depolymerizing factor 1 has translation MSNSASGMAVCDECKLKFQELKAKRSFRFIVFKINEKVQQVVVDRVGQPNESYDDFTACLPADECRYAVFDFDFVTDENCQKSKIFFISWAPDIARVRSKMLYASSKDRFKRELDGIQVELQATDPSEMSMDIVKARAL, from the exons ATG TCGAATTCTGCATCGGGAATGGCCGTATGCGACGAATGCAAACTCAAGTTCCAGGAACTTAAGGCGAAGAGGAGCTTCCGCTTCATTGTGTTCAAGATCAACGAGAAAGTGCAGCAGGTGGTGGTGGACAGGGTGGGGCAGCCTAATGAGAGCTATGATGATTTTACAGCCTGTTTACCCGCTGATGAGTGCCGCTATGCAGTGTTTGATTTTGACTTCGTCACTGATGAGAACTGCCAGAAGAGCAAGATCTTCTTCATCTCTTG GGCTCCTGACATAGCAAGGGTGAGGAGCAAGATGCTGTACGCGAGCTCCAAGGACCGCTTCAAGAGGGAGCTCGACGGCATCCAGGTGGAGCTACAGGCGACCGACCCAAGCGAGATGAGCATGGACATCGTAAAGGCGCGGGCCCTCTGA